One part of the Ornithodoros turicata isolate Travis chromosome 2, ASM3712646v1, whole genome shotgun sequence genome encodes these proteins:
- the LOC135383038 gene encoding low-density lipoprotein receptor-related protein 4-like, translating into MKTTLVTLTAAFSMWVLHAKAQRCPDDQFFCGSTGTCLPRTAVPNAVLECSSGSNEDRCDNCPDGFPCKNGESVEKGLTCDEKFHCSDAQDQLKDCLEPKCDEDEFLCEPMRKCLPKEFVCDFRVDCPDESDEVDCETRPCYGFKCRNYKCVANLFKCDGEDDCGDQSDEENCDGDRCGEEQFMCANRDCVNAAYRCDGDSDCNDESDEEGCPLPECDDERLLCKPTRGCLYHKDICDFKQDCPDGSDEENCEHYDCGADSFKCANYKCIRFAFKCDGEDDCGDGSDERGCSLPDCSEAQLLCEPRNKCLDKYEVCDLQEDCPDGSDELDCENYECDGFKCNNNMCIRHDYICDGVDDCGDRSDETGCSH; encoded by the coding sequence ATGAAAACGACTTTGGTTACGCTCACCGCTGCCTTCTCGATGTGGGTTCTCCACGCTAAGGCTCAACGTTGTCCTGACGACCAGTTTTTCTGTGGTTCGACTGGGACGTGTTTACCTCGAACAGCCGTACCTAACGCAGTGCTCGAGTGCAGCAGTGGATCCAACGAAGACCGCTGCGACAACTGTCCTGATGGGTTTCCCTGCAAAAACGGAGAAAGCGTAGAGAAAGGATTGACTTGCGATGAGAAGTTCCACTGCTCTGATGCTCAAGACCAGCTGAAAGACTGCCTAGAGCCCAAATGTGACGAAGATGAGTTTTTGTGCGAGCCAATGAGAAAATGTTTGCCAAAAGAGTTCGTCTGCGATTTTCGTGTGGACTGTCCCGATGAATCCGACGAAGTCGACTGCGAAACTCGTCCGTGCTATGGCTTCAAGTGCAGGAACTACAAGTGCGTAGCGAACCTGTTCAAGTGCGATGGCGAGGACGACTGTGGAGACCAATCAGATGAAGAGAACTGTGATGGAGACAGATGTGGTGAGGAGCAGTTTATGTGCGCAAACCGGGATTGCGTTAACGCAGCTTATAGGTGCGATGGTGACAGTGACTGCAATGATGAATCAGACGAGGAAGGTTGCCCGCTTCCAGAGTGCGACGATGAGAGATTGCTATGCAAACCCACGAGGGGCTGCCTCTACCACAAAGATATTTGTGACTTCAAGCAAGACTGTCCCGACGGGTCTGACGAAGAGAACTGCGAACATTACGACTGTGGCGCTGACAGCTTCAAGTGTGCCAATTACAAGTGCATCCGGTTTGCATTCAAATGCGATGGTGAAGATGATTGTGGAGATGGTTCTGACGAGAGGGGCTGCTCCCTTCCAGATTGCTCGGAAGCACAATTGCTTTGCGAACCTCGAAATAAATGTTTAGACAAATATGAAGTTTGTGACCTCCAAGAAGACTGCCCCGATGGTTCTGATGAACTTGACTGCGAGAACTACGAGTGCGATGGATTCAAGTGTAACAATAATATGTGCATCAGACATGATTATATCTGTGATGGAGTAGATGACTGCGGTGATCGTTCAGATGAGACAGGATGTTCACACTAA